One segment of Nocardioides sp. QY071 DNA contains the following:
- a CDS encoding MFS transporter has protein sequence MSRNATIDQSHVATGGHAPGSAGYRRIMAAMFAAGMATFVLLYATQALLPELHTTFHVSPTQATLSMSLTTAGLALGLLVAGPASEVVGRTPLIVGSTWAATLVACLTPFAPSWQAFLGLRLLEGVVLAGLPAVATAYLREELHASALARATGLYIGGTALGGMAGRLLTAPVADLAGWRWAMASAAVFALGCAVAVTVALPASRNFTPRPRGGAQLRSMARVALRDPALRSLYLLGACAVGTLVAVFNALGFRLTTAPFHLSLGAISLLYLVYPLGTVSSMVSGALADRLGRRAVLPSGCALAVLGVLLTLLPSLGAIVLGLACLTAGFFVMHGLASGWVAVRAHLAGASASQAAAFYLCAYYVGSSVFGSLGGTAWSAYGWGGVGLLALALLACAGVATARLRRIPVLPGSPLPALG, from the coding sequence GATCATGGCGGCGATGTTCGCCGCGGGCATGGCGACCTTCGTCCTCCTCTACGCGACCCAGGCACTGCTGCCCGAGCTGCACACGACCTTCCACGTCAGCCCGACCCAGGCGACGTTGAGCATGTCGCTGACCACCGCCGGTCTCGCGCTCGGGCTGCTCGTCGCCGGCCCGGCGTCCGAGGTCGTGGGACGCACGCCGTTGATCGTCGGCTCGACCTGGGCAGCGACGCTCGTGGCCTGCCTGACGCCGTTTGCCCCGTCCTGGCAGGCGTTCCTGGGCCTGCGGCTGCTCGAGGGCGTGGTCCTCGCGGGCCTGCCCGCGGTGGCGACGGCGTACCTGCGCGAGGAGCTGCACGCCAGCGCCCTGGCCAGGGCGACCGGCCTCTACATCGGCGGTACGGCGCTCGGCGGCATGGCCGGCCGCCTGCTGACCGCGCCGGTGGCCGACCTCGCCGGCTGGCGGTGGGCGATGGCGAGCGCCGCCGTCTTCGCCCTCGGCTGCGCCGTCGCGGTCACCGTCGCGCTCCCGGCGTCCCGCAACTTCACCCCACGCCCGCGCGGGGGCGCCCAGCTCCGGTCGATGGCCCGGGTGGCGCTCCGCGACCCGGCGCTGCGCAGTCTCTACCTGCTCGGTGCCTGCGCGGTCGGCACGCTGGTCGCGGTCTTCAACGCCCTCGGGTTCCGGCTGACCACCGCGCCCTTCCACCTCAGCCTGGGCGCGATCAGCCTCCTCTACCTGGTCTACCCGCTCGGCACGGTCAGCTCGATGGTCTCCGGCGCCCTGGCCGATCGCCTCGGGCGCCGCGCGGTGCTGCCGTCGGGGTGTGCGCTGGCCGTCCTCGGCGTCCTGCTCACCCTGCTCCCGTCGCTGGGCGCGATCGTGCTCGGGCTCGCCTGCCTGACCGCCGGCTTCTTCGTGATGCACGGCCTCGCCAGCGGCTGGGTGGCCGTCCGGGCCCACCTGGCGGGGGCGAGCGCGAGCCAGGCGGCCGCCTTCTACCTGTGCGCCTACTACGTCGGCTCGTCGGTCTTCGGCAGCTTGGGCGGGACGGCGTGGTCGGCGTACGGCTGGGGTGGTGTGGGGCTCCTCGCCCTCGCCCTGCTCGCCTGCGCGGGCGTGGCGACCGCCCGGTTGCGACGGATCCCGGTACTTCCGGGTTCACCGCTCCCTGCCCTTGGGTAG
- a CDS encoding phospholipase D-like domain-containing protein, with protein MGTAWGIAAAGRRTRTRLAAALALLLTLTVLVAGHGSLTPAAAAPLAAPAASPLEAPVARNKPNPAYVVKPGITFNHPFRNGQRGKIHRKIVKTLKNVPAGGQVRVITWNFDSPYLAHKFIAAHERGVSVQIIMSRGLARSQGGNLARSYPMMLRAFARGNKDRPPELRSWIRTCKQTCRGKRGSMHSKLMLVNRSGATNWIVMQGSGNFTGAAAVQQFNDWTTVTENQALYDGWMQMWDQATQDRNFPAMRFTTGNVTTMFAPHKREIDPALSVLNKVQCTGATNTASGRTKVRIANAVWGEARGARIARKARELDRAGCDVEIVFMMMQRHIRGILKGMRAKQMVYITGLTANKFKDRYVHMKGLAVQGNVDGRPDGNVVLSSSENWTQLGWHSDEENIIIRGDAAMTQKYVDHVDLIYREAPRKLSNYVNSADPDPDPRPDSYVDQGYLGPKDYPFHELEAELD; from the coding sequence GTGGGGACTGCGTGGGGGATCGCGGCCGCTGGCCGTAGGACGCGGACGCGGCTGGCAGCGGCCCTCGCCCTGCTGCTGACGCTGACGGTGCTGGTCGCCGGTCACGGCAGTCTCACCCCGGCCGCGGCGGCGCCGCTCGCGGCCCCGGCGGCGTCCCCGCTCGAGGCTCCGGTGGCGAGGAACAAGCCGAACCCGGCGTACGTCGTGAAGCCCGGCATCACCTTCAACCACCCGTTCCGCAACGGGCAGCGCGGCAAGATCCACCGCAAGATCGTCAAGACGCTCAAGAACGTGCCGGCCGGTGGCCAGGTCCGGGTGATCACCTGGAACTTCGACTCGCCGTACCTCGCGCACAAGTTCATCGCCGCTCACGAGCGCGGCGTCTCGGTCCAGATCATCATGTCGCGCGGCCTCGCCCGCTCGCAGGGCGGCAACCTCGCTCGGTCGTACCCGATGATGCTGCGGGCCTTCGCACGCGGCAACAAGGACCGGCCGCCCGAGCTGCGCAGCTGGATCCGCACCTGCAAGCAGACCTGCCGCGGCAAGCGGGGTTCGATGCACTCCAAGCTGATGCTGGTCAACCGCTCGGGGGCGACGAACTGGATCGTCATGCAGGGATCCGGCAACTTCACCGGCGCGGCCGCCGTCCAGCAGTTCAACGACTGGACCACCGTCACCGAGAACCAGGCGCTCTACGACGGCTGGATGCAGATGTGGGACCAGGCCACCCAGGACCGGAACTTCCCGGCGATGCGGTTCACGACCGGCAACGTCACGACCATGTTCGCGCCCCACAAGCGCGAGATCGACCCGGCCCTGAGCGTGCTCAACAAGGTGCAGTGCACCGGCGCGACCAACACCGCGAGCGGACGCACCAAGGTGCGCATCGCCAACGCCGTGTGGGGCGAGGCGCGCGGCGCCCGGATCGCGCGGAAGGCCCGTGAGCTCGATCGTGCCGGCTGCGACGTCGAGATCGTCTTCATGATGATGCAGCGCCACATCCGCGGGATCCTCAAGGGCATGCGGGCCAAGCAGATGGTCTACATCACCGGTCTGACGGCCAACAAGTTCAAGGACCGCTACGTCCACATGAAGGGCCTGGCCGTGCAGGGCAACGTCGACGGGCGACCGGACGGCAACGTCGTGCTCTCCAGCAGCGAGAACTGGACCCAGCTCGGCTGGCACTCCGACGAGGAGAACATCATCATCCGCGGCGACGCGGCGATGACGCAGAAGTACGTCGATCACGTGGACCTCATCTACCGCGAGGCGCCGCGCAAGCTCAGCAACTACGTGAACTCCGCCGATCCCGACCCGGACCCGCGGCCCGACAGCTACGTCGACCAGGGCTACCTCGGCCCGAAGGACTACCCGTTCCACGAGCTCGAGGCCGAGCTCGACTGA